One genomic segment of Rivularia sp. PCC 7116 includes these proteins:
- a CDS encoding filamentous hemagglutinin N-terminal domain-containing protein — translation MKGIAFLSGFVSSLFASGIILPAPAQVTSDGTTNTVVTSSGNNFNIIDGIQKGNNLFHSFKEFSIPKGDSAVFNNSLDVVNIINRVTGGNISNIDGLVKANGNANLFLINPAGIVFGENAKLDIGGSFLGSTAQSILFEDGFEFSAVNPQEKPLLTVSVPVGVQMGINPGAIEVNGNGHQLSASPREINRSNNTEGLRVKPGNTLALIGGDINLKGAILAVEEGRIELGSLGKSELASISAIDEGFTFDYTQVVSLGEIRLQEESLVDVSGDSAGAIQVKGGQVLLSDSSLLLSQNQGNQAGGEIRVDATDLLEIAGYNPTSEIRSGVSSETVGTGAGSDITVNTGRLIVREGGGISNQTYATGDSGDIKIQASELVQVKDLNFTSFPQVNMANFLLDIFSATKSTGSGGNVMVSTPQLSLTNGAVIGSVTQGNGIGGSLEIDADTIEISGNNSRRPTVLSTSSLLSGNAGDLKIKTRTLTVRNSGLVSSSAVGQGNAGSVKIDASESVTLTGKVPKARSSSQIRSAVIFINPFFPIVPQGRGGSVIINTPSLNVTDEALVSVANQGIGDAGTIEVNAGSILLNSGGKIAASTASGEGGNIDLQVRESLLLRRESAIEAQATGRAGNGGNLTINSPVIAGFENSDIIANAVAGNGGNINITTQGIFGLEFRDKLTEDSDITASSEFGVSGKVNINNISIDPNSGLTELPVDLADSSQQIASGCSSNPGNSFVATGRGGIPKNPNEQVDAKLIWSDIRDLSASRKPNNNSEITTISNKPAIIEANGFIRNASGEIELVAAQNTPLKTQALNCSGIST, via the coding sequence ATGAAAGGGATTGCATTTTTATCTGGATTTGTAAGCAGCTTGTTTGCTTCAGGAATAATATTACCAGCACCCGCTCAAGTCACATCTGATGGCACTACTAATACAGTTGTTACTTCAAGCGGTAATAATTTCAATATTATTGACGGTATTCAAAAAGGGAATAATTTATTTCACAGCTTCAAAGAATTTTCTATTCCCAAAGGTGATTCGGCTGTTTTTAATAATTCTCTCGATGTAGTAAATATTATTAATCGGGTAACTGGTGGGAATATCTCTAATATTGATGGATTAGTTAAAGCTAACGGTAATGCTAATTTATTTTTAATCAACCCTGCGGGAATTGTGTTTGGGGAAAATGCGAAGCTTGATATTGGTGGTTCGTTTTTGGGGAGTACTGCCCAAAGTATTTTATTTGAGGATGGGTTTGAATTTAGTGCTGTTAATCCTCAAGAAAAACCTTTATTAACTGTAAGCGTTCCCGTTGGTGTGCAGATGGGGATAAATCCAGGAGCAATTGAGGTAAATGGAAACGGACATCAACTCAGCGCTTCACCCCGAGAAATTAACCGCAGCAACAATACGGAAGGTTTGCGGGTAAAACCCGGTAACACGCTTGCCCTGATTGGTGGAGATATAAATTTAAAGGGTGCGATTCTGGCAGTGGAGGAAGGAAGAATTGAACTTGGTAGTCTCGGAAAATCAGAACTAGCAAGTATCAGCGCGATTGATGAGGGATTTACTTTTGATTATACTCAAGTTGTTAGCTTGGGAGAAATTCGCTTACAAGAAGAAAGCTTAGTCGATGTCAGTGGTGATTCAGCCGGAGCTATTCAGGTTAAAGGTGGGCAGGTATTGTTATCTGACAGCTCTTTGCTTTTGAGTCAAAACCAAGGAAATCAAGCAGGAGGTGAAATTCGCGTCGATGCCACCGATTTACTGGAAATAGCAGGTTACAATCCCACGAGCGAAATTCGCAGCGGTGTGTCCAGCGAAACTGTAGGAACGGGTGCAGGTAGTGATATTACGGTGAATACCGGACGCTTAATTGTTCGAGAGGGTGGTGGAATTTCTAACCAAACTTACGCAACTGGTGACAGCGGCGACATTAAGATTCAGGCTTCTGAGTTAGTGCAAGTGAAAGATTTGAACTTCACGAGTTTCCCTCAAGTCAATATGGCGAACTTTTTATTGGATATTTTTTCAGCCACCAAGTCTACGGGTTCAGGAGGAAACGTAATGGTGTCTACCCCGCAATTATCCCTCACGAATGGAGCGGTAATAGGTAGTGTCACTCAAGGAAATGGTATAGGTGGAAGCTTAGAAATCGATGCCGATACCATTGAAATTAGTGGAAATAATAGCCGTCGTCCCACCGTTCTTTCAACTTCGAGCTTATTATCTGGTAATGCAGGCGATCTGAAAATCAAAACTCGTACTTTAACAGTTCGCAATAGTGGTCTGGTGTCTAGTTCCGCAGTCGGTCAAGGTAATGCTGGAAGTGTAAAAATTGATGCTTCTGAATCAGTAACACTTACTGGCAAGGTACCAAAAGCAAGAAGTTCGAGTCAAATTCGCTCTGCGGTTATTTTTATAAATCCCTTTTTTCCTATCGTTCCTCAAGGTAGAGGAGGTAGCGTCATTATTAACACTCCTTCTTTAAATGTAACGGATGAAGCGTTAGTCTCCGTGGCAAATCAGGGAATCGGAGACGCGGGAACCATCGAGGTGAATGCTGGTTCGATATTGCTCAATAGCGGAGGCAAGATTGCCGCTTCCACTGCTTCTGGTGAAGGGGGTAACATCGATTTACAAGTGCGAGAGTCATTGCTACTGCGTCGCGAAAGCGCTATCGAAGCACAGGCGACAGGCAGAGCAGGCAACGGTGGCAACCTCACCATAAATTCTCCCGTGATTGCAGGTTTTGAAAACAGTGATATCATTGCCAATGCAGTTGCAGGAAACGGCGGCAACATCAACATTACAACTCAAGGTATTTTCGGTTTAGAATTTCGCGACAAACTAACTGAAGATTCGGACATCACCGCAAGTTCCGAATTTGGTGTTAGCGGAAAAGTAAACATTAATAATATTAGTATCGATCCTAATTCTGGTTTAACAGAATTACCTGTAGATTTGGCAGATTCATCGCAACAAATTGCGTCGGGATGTTCTAGTAATCCTGGTAATAGTTTTGTCGCTACGGGAAGAGGTGGAATACCAAAAAACCCAAACGAACAAGTTGATGCAAAGCTTATTTGGTCGGATATTCGCGATTTATCAGCATCTCGTAAACCTAATAATAATTCGGAAATTACAACTATTTCAAATAAACCAGCGATTATAGAAGCCAATGGTTTTATTCGTAATGCTTCAGGAGAAATTGAGCTTGTTGCGGCTCAAAATACACCTTTGAAAACGCAAGCTCTCAATTGCAGTGGAATAAGTACGTAA
- a CDS encoding CHAT domain-containing protein, protein MILFTVIKIIKMIYPFQKRRWLYISLSLLSLFAVVVLPVFWSINPATASLKKSSTIAIKQTNLDVNLLNQGRELYRQGRFAEAANIWQIGAKQYQIQNDTLNQALTLSYLSLAQQELQQLDNSQKSVTKALELLKTAKPTPDAIVWAQVLNTQAGLELQTGKANAALESWKQAQKYYEQAKDNIGSLGSQINQAQALQSMGFYRRSKKQLEEVNKKLKEMPDSEIKVSALRSLGVTLQSMGISKESQDVLIQGYKTAKKIKADNQVSSILQTLGKTAVDLKDPDDALVFFEEAEKAANNPQDKLQSRLKQFKLFADYGVRSHATPLAPQLFRQLNELSPSRTSLYSRINYIAALNKLENSSQIIPLNNLGEMLAKTVKQARQIEDKQAEAYALKQWGEFYRFTGQFSEAEKLTRQSLDIARQLQSEDIIAQSAWELGRLHKQQNKNKEAIADYTEAVNALKAIRTDLVAVNSDVQFSFRESVEPVYRELVGLLLEDKPAQDNLVQARDLIESLQIAELDNFLREACLDKAEQIDTIDKSATVVYPIILEDRLAVIYSKAGEQLSYSIINKSKQDIEQTLRELSGALNPVSDIRKRNILSKQVYEWLISPLENQANLKDTKTLVFVLDGLLRNIPMSALYDGEQYLVEKYAVTLSPGLQLMKGASLKSNNIKAVVAGISEARSGFSSLPGVKSEVKQISNKVNSTSTLLNDNLTEASLSAKVKNASVNVVHLATHGQFSSRLDDTFLLTWDGQINIKELSELLRNRQSRQSKNIDLLVLSACDTAAGDNRAVLGLAGLAVKSGARSTIASLWPVKDKATVALMNSFYENLLKPGTTKAEALRQAQVELMKNTDFKEPFFWSAFVLVGNWQ, encoded by the coding sequence ATGATTCTATTTACAGTTATCAAAATAATTAAAATGATTTATCCTTTTCAAAAACGTCGCTGGCTGTATATCAGCCTTAGCTTGTTAAGTCTATTTGCAGTTGTAGTCTTACCTGTGTTTTGGAGTATTAATCCTGCAACTGCTTCTTTGAAAAAATCTTCAACCATAGCTATTAAACAAACAAATTTAGATGTAAATCTATTAAATCAAGGAAGAGAACTGTATCGTCAAGGGCGTTTTGCGGAAGCTGCGAATATTTGGCAGATAGGAGCTAAGCAATATCAAATACAGAACGATACTTTAAACCAAGCCCTAACTTTAAGTTATCTTTCTTTAGCTCAACAGGAGTTACAGCAGCTAGATAATTCACAAAAATCAGTTACTAAAGCTTTGGAGTTATTAAAAACTGCTAAACCGACTCCCGACGCAATTGTCTGGGCACAGGTATTGAACACTCAAGCGGGTTTAGAACTGCAAACTGGTAAAGCTAATGCTGCATTAGAAAGCTGGAAGCAAGCGCAGAAATATTACGAACAAGCAAAAGATAATATCGGAAGTTTAGGTAGTCAAATAAATCAGGCTCAAGCTTTGCAAAGTATGGGGTTTTATCGTCGCTCCAAAAAACAGCTTGAAGAAGTAAATAAAAAGTTGAAAGAGATGCCAGATTCGGAAATCAAAGTAAGTGCTTTGCGGAGTCTTGGTGTAACTTTGCAGTCAATGGGAATTTCTAAAGAGAGTCAAGATGTTCTCATCCAAGGTTATAAAACTGCGAAAAAAATTAAGGCAGATAATCAAGTCAGCAGCATTTTACAGACTTTAGGTAAAACTGCTGTGGATTTAAAAGATCCTGATGATGCTTTGGTCTTTTTTGAAGAAGCTGAAAAAGCAGCGAACAATCCTCAAGATAAATTACAATCACGTTTGAAGCAGTTTAAATTATTTGCCGATTACGGTGTTCGTAGTCATGCGACTCCTTTAGCTCCTCAACTTTTTCGGCAACTCAACGAATTATCTCCGAGTCGTACATCTCTTTACAGCAGAATCAATTATATTGCGGCTTTAAATAAATTAGAGAATTCCAGTCAAATTATACCTTTGAACAATTTGGGTGAAATGCTCGCAAAAACTGTTAAACAAGCCCGACAAATCGAAGATAAGCAAGCAGAAGCTTATGCTCTCAAACAATGGGGTGAGTTTTATCGTTTTACCGGACAGTTTTCTGAAGCCGAAAAGTTAACTAGGCAGTCTTTGGATATTGCTCGTCAATTGCAATCAGAAGATATTATTGCTCAATCGGCTTGGGAATTAGGACGGTTGCACAAACAGCAAAATAAAAACAAAGAGGCGATCGCCGACTACACCGAAGCCGTAAACGCTCTTAAAGCAATTCGCACGGATTTAGTCGCTGTGAATTCAGACGTACAGTTTTCATTCCGTGAAAGTGTAGAACCAGTTTATAGAGAATTGGTAGGATTATTACTCGAAGATAAACCGGCTCAAGATAATCTCGTCCAAGCTAGAGATTTAATTGAATCATTACAGATTGCCGAGTTAGATAACTTTCTCAGAGAAGCTTGTTTGGATAAAGCCGAGCAAATTGACACAATTGATAAATCGGCAACAGTAGTGTATCCGATTATTCTCGAAGACCGTTTAGCAGTTATTTATTCTAAAGCGGGAGAGCAACTATCTTACAGCATTATTAATAAATCTAAGCAAGACATCGAACAAACTCTAAGGGAGCTATCGGGAGCTTTAAATCCAGTCTCCGACATCCGAAAACGCAATATTCTATCTAAACAAGTCTATGAGTGGCTAATTTCTCCGTTGGAAAATCAAGCAAATCTGAAAGATACTAAAACCTTAGTATTCGTTTTAGATGGTTTGCTGCGGAATATACCGATGTCAGCACTTTATGATGGCGAGCAATATTTAGTTGAGAAGTATGCCGTCACCCTCTCACCGGGATTGCAACTGATGAAGGGAGCATCTTTAAAATCGAACAACATCAAAGCTGTTGTTGCCGGGATTAGCGAAGCTCGTTCTGGTTTTAGTTCGCTTCCAGGGGTGAAGTCTGAAGTCAAACAAATCTCCAATAAGGTAAATTCCACTTCGACTTTGCTTAACGATAATCTGACAGAGGCAAGTCTTTCGGCAAAAGTAAAAAATGCTTCTGTAAATGTAGTTCACCTCGCTACCCACGGACAGTTTAGTTCTCGCTTGGACGATACTTTTCTGCTTACTTGGGATGGACAAATTAATATCAAAGAACTTTCAGAACTATTAAGAAATCGACAAAGCAGACAGTCTAAAAATATAGATCTATTAGTTTTAAGCGCTTGCGATACAGCCGCAGGAGACAATCGTGCTGTCTTGGGCTTAGCAGGCTTAGCTGTTAAATCGGGGGCACGTTCCACCATCGCCTCTTTATGGCCGGTGAAAGATAAAGCCACAGTCGCCTTGATGAATAGCTTTTATGAAAATCTATTAAAACCAGGAACCACAAAAGCAGAAGCCCTTAGACAAGCTCAGGTAGAGCTAATGAAAAATACAGACTTTAAAGAACCGTTTTTCTGGTCTGCATTTGTTTTAGTCGGAAATTGGCAGTAA
- a CDS encoding DUF928 domain-containing protein, protein MKQRILISTLGFALIISAAWVPSQKVSAVSFTSPDKSSPNKSTGGASRGGLFTPKEGESTLNEGTGGASRGLFTPEEGESTLNRGTTGGASRGLFTPDSRQPAPEIGTSSGGGSRGLFTPDSRQPAPEIGTSSGGGSRGELFAPDSRQPAPEIGTSGGGSREGRRYLNLPNTTPEEPAAILALLPQSYFGTTISQRAEILVYVPRTQAIEGVFSLKDAEGNTVHEMNVPISGRSEVISIKVPTELKLEKNYQWFLALKIDGELTTRTPYVDGWIKRITPNREIAASMQQGDLLKQAEALGKHGVWYDCVATLAKLRTTQPNNTNLDKEWSELLESVELQQIEKAPIVASNFKS, encoded by the coding sequence ATGAAACAAAGAATACTTATTAGTACTTTAGGGTTCGCTCTCATTATTAGCGCCGCATGGGTACCATCGCAGAAGGTTAGCGCTGTTTCGTTCACCTCGCCAGATAAGAGTTCACCAAATAAATCGACTGGTGGGGCTTCTCGTGGTGGCTTATTTACTCCTAAAGAAGGTGAATCTACTCTTAATGAAGGTACTGGGGGAGCAAGTCGTGGTTTATTTACTCCTGAAGAAGGTGAATCTACTCTTAATAGAGGTACTACTGGTGGAGCAAGCCGTGGTTTATTTACTCCTGATTCGAGACAACCTGCTCCTGAAATAGGTACTTCGTCGGGTGGAGGAAGTCGCGGTCTATTTACTCCTGATTCGAGACAACCTGCTCCTGAAATAGGTACTTCGTCGGGTGGAGGAAGTCGTGGTGAATTATTTGCTCCTGATTCGAGACAACCTGCTCCTGAAATAGGTACCTCTGGTGGAGGTTCTAGAGAGGGTCGCCGTTATTTAAATTTGCCTAATACCACCCCAGAAGAACCTGCAGCTATTTTGGCACTTCTACCTCAAAGTTACTTCGGAACAACTATTTCCCAACGTGCTGAAATTTTGGTTTATGTACCCAGAACCCAGGCAATAGAAGGTGTTTTTAGTCTCAAAGATGCTGAAGGCAATACTGTACATGAAATGAATGTACCAATATCTGGTAGATCTGAAGTTATTTCTATCAAAGTGCCAACAGAGTTGAAACTAGAGAAAAATTATCAGTGGTTTTTAGCATTAAAAATTGATGGAGAACTCACTACTAGAACACCTTATGTTGATGGTTGGATTAAGCGCATCACACCAAATCGAGAAATAGCAGCATCAATGCAGCAAGGTGACTTACTTAAGCAAGCTGAGGCTCTTGGCAAGCATGGTGTTTGGTATGATTGCGTCGCAACTTTAGCTAAACTAAGAACTACTCAGCCAAACAATACAAACTTAGACAAAGAATGGTCGGAATTACTTGAATCTGTAGAACTTCAACAGATTGAAAAAGCTCCAATTGTGGCAAGCAATTTTAAATCTTAA
- a CDS encoding CHASE2 domain-containing protein: MWRKFKSLFKRNKSLFIITPTVTVAVAIAQGLGLFNLSEWRVRDSFFSLRSQLEGKQDLASEIVVVTIDEKDIQSVGKWPIPDSALADLIQKIKLQKPRSIGLDLYRDLPEGEGHEELVKVFQTTPNLFGVEKITGEKVKPPPELKKKGQVGLADLVLDGDRHVRRALLTAVDKDDKDTEKGGLATLVALKYLEADKIALEPVEPKQQKYRLGKQIHMPLKVGEAGYTKDDLGGYQILLNWCGSEDAFTRLKMRDVISGKIPKDIMRDRIVFIGSTASSTNDFFATPFSSSWFTAGSPTPGVIVHANIALQLIKGAKTGNANLKGFSGIYLPFWIALCSAIGSIGSWSLARTHKKKLLPGGNILWATVGLTAGLIGGSYYIFLRGLLIPVTPALTAFISSVIATTNAYKQKKIEESYRQLETANNQLEIANNKLLDYSKTLEIRVEERTHELKEAKLAADAANQAKSDFLANMSHELRTPLNGILGYAQVLERKADITGKNLESVGIIHQCGSHLLMLINDILDLSKIEARKLELFANTVHLPNFLNSVNEICRIRAEQKGISFNVVLDKNLPVAVEVDEKRLRQVLINLIGNAIKFTDEGGVTFRVNRLQQQNIDEDKNNSSCTISFCIEDTGVGMSPEQLQKIFKPFEQVGDAGKRPDGTGLGLTISQRITALMGSEIQVESTLDKGSTFSVQLTMPVNNEYAAQINLNQQQIIGIQGNTPQILIVEDDKNHLSILRNLLQSIGFETLEAIDGVEGLNSAIENNPDVILLDLAMPNMDGFELMVKLQGNAQTSSIPIIVSSASVFDADKQRSLEAGAKTFLAKPLQVEELTKTLGNLLKLEWIYDTSSPNVGNAMQSQTSMASDNPKELMEAPIIPPSEEIVQQLYHLAMMGDIPALEGILEKTVAQDNQLLGFANEITKLTANFQTSKIRKFLKQFLAKEQTQK, translated from the coding sequence ATGTGGCGTAAATTTAAATCTTTGTTTAAAAGAAACAAAAGTCTTTTTATTATTACTCCTACAGTCACTGTTGCTGTTGCGATCGCACAGGGATTAGGATTATTTAATTTATCGGAATGGCGAGTTAGAGATTCTTTTTTTAGCTTGCGTTCTCAATTGGAAGGTAAACAGGATTTAGCTTCGGAGATTGTTGTTGTTACTATTGATGAAAAAGATATTCAATCTGTAGGTAAATGGCCCATTCCCGATTCAGCACTTGCGGATTTAATCCAAAAAATTAAATTACAAAAGCCTCGTTCAATTGGTTTAGATTTATACCGAGATTTGCCAGAAGGGGAAGGGCACGAGGAACTTGTCAAAGTTTTTCAAACGACTCCTAACTTATTTGGAGTTGAGAAAATTACGGGAGAGAAAGTTAAGCCACCTCCGGAGTTGAAGAAGAAAGGACAGGTGGGTTTAGCCGACTTGGTTTTAGATGGCGATCGCCACGTGCGACGTGCGTTGTTAACAGCAGTGGATAAGGATGATAAAGATACCGAAAAGGGAGGTTTAGCCACTCTTGTTGCTTTAAAGTATCTGGAAGCGGACAAAATTGCATTAGAACCTGTGGAGCCAAAACAGCAAAAATACAGGTTGGGTAAACAAATACATATGCCGTTAAAAGTCGGGGAAGCCGGTTATACTAAAGACGATTTAGGCGGATACCAGATTTTACTTAACTGGTGTGGTTCTGAAGATGCATTTACCAGACTAAAAATGCGCGATGTGATATCTGGGAAAATACCAAAAGACATAATGCGCGATCGTATTGTATTTATTGGTTCAACTGCTTCGAGTACTAATGATTTTTTTGCTACTCCTTTTAGTTCTTCTTGGTTCACTGCGGGAAGTCCAACGCCAGGGGTTATTGTTCATGCCAATATCGCTTTGCAATTGATAAAAGGAGCAAAAACTGGAAATGCTAACTTAAAGGGTTTTTCGGGAATATATCTTCCGTTTTGGATAGCTCTTTGTTCGGCTATCGGTTCAATTGGTAGTTGGAGTTTGGCAAGAACTCATAAAAAAAAGCTTCTTCCGGGAGGTAATATTCTATGGGCAACTGTAGGGCTTACTGCGGGATTAATTGGTGGTAGCTACTATATATTTTTGAGAGGTTTGTTAATACCAGTCACTCCAGCTTTAACGGCTTTCATTAGTAGTGTAATTGCAACTACTAATGCTTATAAACAGAAGAAAATTGAAGAAAGCTACCGTCAATTAGAAACTGCTAATAACCAGCTAGAAATTGCCAATAATAAATTATTAGACTATTCCAAAACCTTAGAAATAAGAGTAGAAGAAAGAACCCATGAATTAAAAGAAGCTAAACTTGCTGCTGATGCTGCGAATCAAGCCAAAAGTGATTTTTTGGCAAATATGAGTCACGAATTACGAACTCCACTAAACGGCATTCTCGGCTACGCTCAGGTATTAGAACGGAAGGCTGATATTACGGGAAAAAATTTAGAAAGTGTAGGTATTATTCATCAATGTGGCTCGCACCTGTTAATGTTGATTAACGATATTTTAGACCTTTCTAAAATTGAAGCTCGTAAGTTAGAACTGTTTGCGAATACAGTTCATTTACCGAATTTTTTGAATAGTGTTAATGAAATTTGTCGGATTAGAGCCGAACAAAAGGGTATTTCGTTTAATGTTGTTTTAGACAAAAATTTACCCGTTGCTGTAGAGGTTGATGAAAAACGCTTGCGGCAAGTATTGATTAATTTAATCGGTAATGCAATTAAATTCACCGATGAAGGTGGAGTTACTTTCAGAGTTAATCGTCTCCAACAACAGAATATAGATGAAGATAAAAATAATTCATCTTGCACAATTAGCTTCTGTATCGAGGATACGGGTGTTGGTATGTCGCCCGAGCAATTGCAGAAAATCTTCAAACCCTTCGAGCAAGTTGGCGATGCAGGAAAACGTCCCGATGGTACTGGATTGGGATTGACAATCAGTCAAAGAATTACGGCATTAATGGGAAGTGAAATTCAGGTAGAAAGCACTTTAGATAAAGGAAGTACTTTCTCCGTGCAATTGACAATGCCTGTTAACAACGAGTATGCAGCACAAATCAATTTAAATCAACAACAAATTATTGGCATTCAAGGAAATACACCACAAATTTTGATTGTTGAAGATGATAAAAACCATCTGAGCATCTTAAGAAATTTACTACAGTCAATCGGCTTTGAGACTTTAGAAGCAATAGATGGTGTAGAAGGATTAAACTCAGCCATAGAAAACAATCCAGATGTTATTTTACTGGATTTAGCAATGCCCAATATGGATGGCTTTGAATTAATGGTGAAACTTCAAGGCAATGCTCAAACATCTTCTATTCCCATAATAGTTTCTAGCGCTAGTGTTTTTGATGCAGACAAACAACGTAGTTTAGAGGCAGGAGCAAAAACCTTCTTGGCAAAACCCCTTCAGGTAGAAGAATTAACCAAAACATTAGGAAATCTCTTAAAGTTGGAATGGATTTACGATACCTCTAGTCCAAATGTTGGTAATGCAATGCAATCACAAACTTCGATGGCATCTGACAATCCAAAAGAATTGATGGAAGCACCAATAATTCCCCCATCAGAGGAAATTGTGCAGCAGCTATATCATTTAGCAATGATGGGAGATATTCCAGCACTTGAGGGAATACTAGAAAAAACAGTAGCCCAAGACAACCAATTACTTGGTTTCGCAAACGAAATAACTAAGCTTACTGCGAATTTTCAAACCTCGAAAATTCGTAAATTTCTCAAACAGTTTCTAGCTAAGGAGCAAACCCAAAAATGA
- a CDS encoding response regulator — protein sequence MNDILSQTMHILLVDDNPTNLKVLFEAIGGYGWKALMATDGESAIEQAEYAKPDLILLDVMMPGIDGFETCRRLKANPITQNIPVIFMTALSDSTDKVRGLEIGAVDYITKPFQQQEVIARLKLHLKLSLLTRSLEQQVQQRTAELSQSVEQLQQAQLQLVQSEKMSTLGQLVAGIGHEINNPVGFISGSCSNIEEYINDLFSLVKLQQEKLSDSDDEEIEELIEEIDLEYLMEDLPKLMKSMHQGIARLKDISLSLRTFARTDNASKIEYQLHEGLNSTLMLLKHRLKDSGDRPKIEIIRNYSELPPINCYPGQLNQVFMNIIANAIDAFDDLHENHSESKANLPYSIIIHTSVDSTQNTVSIGIEDNALGMTPEVQDRIFEQSFTTKPVGKGTGLGLAISHQIIVDKHKGKIECISNTGKKTKFIITLPI from the coding sequence ATGAACGATATTTTATCCCAAACAATGCATATTCTTTTGGTTGACGACAATCCAACCAATCTTAAAGTATTATTTGAAGCGATAGGGGGTTACGGCTGGAAAGCACTAATGGCAACTGACGGAGAATCGGCAATTGAGCAAGCAGAATATGCAAAACCAGATTTAATTCTTCTTGATGTAATGATGCCAGGTATCGATGGGTTTGAAACTTGTCGCAGGTTAAAAGCTAATCCCATTACCCAAAATATCCCGGTTATTTTCATGACTGCTCTTTCCGACAGTACAGATAAAGTCAGAGGTTTAGAAATTGGAGCAGTTGATTACATTACCAAACCTTTTCAACAACAAGAAGTTATTGCTCGATTAAAACTGCATTTAAAACTGTCTCTACTCACCCGCAGTCTTGAGCAACAGGTACAACAACGTACCGCAGAATTAAGCCAATCTGTTGAGCAGCTACAGCAAGCCCAATTACAATTAGTTCAAAGCGAAAAAATGTCAACTTTGGGGCAACTTGTCGCAGGCATCGGACATGAAATTAATAACCCAGTTGGTTTTATTAGTGGAAGTTGCTCAAACATCGAAGAATACATCAACGATCTCTTTAGTTTAGTCAAACTTCAACAAGAAAAGTTATCGGATTCAGATGATGAAGAAATCGAAGAACTTATCGAAGAAATTGACTTAGAGTATTTGATGGAAGATTTACCGAAACTGATGAAATCAATGCATCAAGGAATCGCTCGTTTAAAAGATATCAGTTTATCTCTAAGAACTTTTGCCCGTACTGACAATGCATCTAAAATAGAATATCAGCTTCATGAAGGATTAAACAGTACTTTAATGCTACTTAAACATCGCCTCAAAGATTCAGGAGATCGTCCGAAAATTGAAATTATTAGGAATTACAGCGAACTACCACCAATAAACTGCTATCCCGGACAATTAAATCAGGTATTTATGAATATCATCGCTAATGCAATTGATGCATTTGACGATTTACATGAAAATCACAGTGAATCAAAAGCAAATTTACCATACAGTATCATCATACATACATCTGTAGATTCTACACAAAATACTGTTTCAATCGGCATCGAAGATAATGCCTTAGGAATGACTCCTGAAGTACAAGATCGCATTTTTGAGCAATCTTTTACAACTAAACCTGTAGGCAAAGGAACTGGATTGGGACTAGCGATTAGCCACCAAATAATTGTCGATAAACACAAAGGGAAAATAGAATGTATATCAAATACTGGTAAAAAAACTAAATTCATCATTACTCTCCCAATTTAG